CGTCTAATGATAAGGCAATGGCAGTTCTCCAATTACTTGGTAAGCTTGTTAAGCCAAACTTCATTATCGTTTTATCATATATTTGATTTGATGTGCAGGGCTTTGCCTTAGACCACACGAGATTGTACGCAAAGCAAAATTTGGCATAATGACATTTGCAAAATCAATCTCTCTCTACTTTTGTCTTTGAAAAGGAGTTCTGGTGCGATGACGGTGATGGAGAGGCTGAGGTGCACACGTGGCGGGACATTCATAACCGATTaactgttttaaaaaaaaaaaaagcttgattGAACCTACTAACCGACATCGTTTCCTTCACCGACTCGGGACCAGTGAATCACGCGCCTTCAGTGGCGTGTAGTGGAGAAGGACGGGGACAGAACAGAGATCTCTCCTCTTTCTATTTTTCAAGTTCCTGAATACATGTGGTGTGGTTTTAAAGCGGCTTTCTGCAGATCCAAATCCCCCGACTACTAAAGATCAAGAAGAAAGGGAGGGAGAGACACACCGGTACCTCACATTTCGGACATTTGGGCATTGGATGTACAAGTGCTGTTTTATTCACTATCTAGTTTCTGGGtatgtttttcattttgcaTGTGTTGGATTTTGGATCTACATACATGCATGTAAGGTTTAGATCTCCATATTTATCAAGCGCGCTCTGTTTCTGCATTTCACAACCCTTGTTTTGGCTTCCATTTTCTTTAACATCAAAATTTATTCTTCACATCAATCGGATTCGCTTTACGCCTTTCCTGTTTCAATGGATTTGTAAGATTGAATGAAGAAGATAGATGATTTATTGCTGGCTTGTATAGAGCATTCTCTATGAAATTTTCACCAATTTGATTGATGGTTATCCAAGTTCAAGTAGAGATTTCGATATGATCTTGAATATCTTCCACTTGACACATGTTGGTACTTCACTATTCCTCCGATTTCATGTCTAGGTTGTGTTTTGATtagtttgtgtttgtttcatGTCACTGGCTCACTGCCACTACTCGAAAGTGTTAAACTTTGCATTTTTCCTTTGCAGGAGTCTACATTTTTTGTTGCAGATGTTTAGATTTGAATGCACTTATTAGCTATTCATACGGATAGAAGTTGAATCTTTGTAGGTGACCGCGGGAGAACAATTCTCAGAGATCAACAGAATAATCATGTTCAGGTCATCACCTCGACGGAACCAGAGATCTAATGGTCTTAAGGTCAAGCATGCTGTACAAGTCTGTCTTTTGGTTTGTGTGGGCATTTGGCTGCTTTACCAAGTCAGGCATTATCAAGATAAGAAAGTGGCATATGAAGAGAGAACTAAAAGCAGTAATGAAGTTATAAAATTAGGGAGAAAGGACCTCAACCCAGATGTGGAGGATCCACCAATTCGAGATATGAGGCacaaggaagaggaagaagatgaagagagaaaaaatgaagaaaaagaaagcaagcCTGAGGTGGATGATAAGTCAAGTGCGGAGGACGAGATTCACGATCAAGATCCAGATAAGAATGAACAGGCTGATGGGCAGAGAGAAGATTCTATAGATGGAcagaaagaaggagaagagagcaAGGAAAATGTCACTGAGGATAAGTCGAAAGAAGAGAGTATTGAAAATGTTATTCAAGAGAAGGTGAACAAAGACAGCAAGGAGAATTCTGGTGAAGACAATAGGACAGAAGAGAGCAAGGAAAATGTTATTGAGGATAAGTTGAAAGAAGAGAGCATTGAAAATGTTAATGAAGAGAAGGTGACCGAAGAGAGCAAGGAGAATTCTGGTGAAGACAGTGGGACTGAAGAGAGCAAGGAGAAAGATGATGAAGGCAAGGAAAGCAAATTGAGTTTAGAGATGGACAGTGATAACAGTAAAGAGAAGAATggtgaagaagatgagaaaAAGGAGAGCAAAGTTACGGAAAGTGAAGAGACCAAAGAGAACAGACCTGAAGAAAAGGGAAGTTTAGAACAGAATCAAGAGAGTGAGGATAAAGAGGCTGGAGAAGGAAACAATTTGATggaaaatcaagaaagagagATGGAAGAGAAGGAGGTAAAGAGTGAGGAGTCAAGTTCGTCAAATAATCAGATTCACGAtggaaatgagaagaaaattgaggaTGCAAGAGAACAACATTACAAGGGGGATGATGCTTCAAGTGAAGTTGCCCATGAAACTCAAATTTCACTGAATGCAAACGAGCACAGTGATCTGGGTGGCTCTAATGGGGAAGAGAAGGTAGAAAACAGTGAATCCAATGAGTCTGAGGTTGACACCAAAACAAATAGAGATATGGTAAGTGACAAACAGAATGACTCGGTATCTAATGTGGGAGGTAATGAAATGATAGAAAATAATGATTCCACGAAGGCCAGCACCAGCGAGGAGGATAAAAACAAGACTAATATGCAAGAGGAGGTTGGTCACCATAATTCCACAATTGCTATGGAAATTGAAGAACTGCAACAGGATGCAGGTAGTACAGTACTGAATGAAAATGAGAGAGTAGATGAAACGGTATCAAGAAGAGATGACTCTACCTTAGAAACGACTTTACTGGAACAAACTGAGAATAATAACCCAGTCACAAATAATGAGCAATCATCTTTAGATGCTATGCATTCCGTAAAGGAAGATGAAGCTAACAATGAGTCTACTGATTCTTCTGCCACCGTTGAATTAAATGCATCTGATGGACAGATTGATGGC
The window above is part of the Tripterygium wilfordii isolate XIE 37 chromosome 3, ASM1340144v1, whole genome shotgun sequence genome. Proteins encoded here:
- the LOC119994726 gene encoding dentin sialophosphoprotein-like; its protein translation is MFRSSPRRNQRSNGLKVKHAVQVCLLVCVGIWLLYQVRHYQDKKVAYEERTKSSNEVIKLGRKDLNPDVEDPPIRDMRHKEEEEDEERKNEEKESKPEVDDKSSAEDEIHDQDPDKNEQADGQREDSIDGQKEGEESKENVTEDKSKEESIENVIQEKVNKDSKENSGEDNRTEESKENVIEDKLKEESIENVNEEKVTEESKENSGEDSGTEESKEKDDEGKESKLSLEMDSDNSKEKNGEEDEKKESKVTESEETKENRPEEKGSLEQNQESEDKEAGEGNNLMENQEREMEEKEVKSEESSSSNNQIHDGNEKKIEDAREQHYKGDDASSEVAHETQISLNANEHSDLGGSNGEEKVENSESNESEVDTKTNRDMVSDKQNDSVSNVGGNEMIENNDSTKASTSEEDKNKTNMQEEVGHHNSTIAMEIEELQQDAGSTVLNENERVDETVSRRDDSTLETTLLEQTENNNPVTNNEQSSLDAMHSVKEDEANNESTDSSATVELNASDGQIDGSNTSTSEETNSATSLASKNNDAVQTENSNNDSEVEGTNKNVLTLNANDNSYSGQKVQVESSESSTTEEAYNSNSNADAGQNTDTTDSSTSLEKFKSSNANSNADADQKEQVDSSESSSFQETSASSNTNNNPDAVQGVDSTDSSGFQDANKGADASQNENAVQSADTNQNESENTVQSNTNDNANANGHVDEGLKESFDSSSSSVSKEETEGYASTNSNTGWNQNDSVDSSKPQDKPNSHTGSESLQETRSEGNDSGEAAE